A window of Garra rufa chromosome 16, GarRuf1.0, whole genome shotgun sequence contains these coding sequences:
- the ube2ka gene encoding ubiquitin-conjugating enzyme E2Ka (UBC1 homolog, yeast) isoform X2, which produces MNSMANIAVQRIKREFKEVLKSEETSKNQIKVDLVDENFTELKGEIAGPPDTPYEGGRYQLEIKIPETYPFNPPKVRFITKIWHPNISSVTGAICLDILKDQWAAAMTLRTVLLSLQALLAAAEPDDPQDAVVANQYKQNPEMFKQTARLWSHVYAGAPVSSPDYTRKIDKLCAMGFDKNAVIVALSSKSWDVETATELLLSN; this is translated from the exons atgaacAGCATGGCCAACATCGCGGTTCAGCGGATCAAACGGGAGTTTAAAGAGGTCCTGAAAAGCGAAGAG acGAGTAAAAACCAAATCAAGGTGGATTTAGTGGATGAGAATTTCACAGAATTGAAAGGGGAGATCGCAGGACCGCCAGACACACCTTATGAAG GTGGCAGATATCAgctagaaattaaaattccagagACATATCCATTTAATCCGCCAAAG gtTCGGTTTATAACGAAGATCTGGCATCCCAACATCAGCTCAGTAACAGGTGCCATTTGTTTGGACATCCTGAAGGACCAGTG GGCGGCGGCGATGACCCTCCGAACAGTTTTACTGTCGCTACAGGCCCTTCTGGCCGCCGCTGAACCAGATGATCCACAGGACGCAGTAGTTGCCAATCAG TATAAACAGAACCCAGAGATGTTCAAACAGACGGCTCGACTCTGGTCACATGTTTACGCAGGAGCTCCTGTCTCCAGCCCAGACTACACACGCAAAATAGACAAGCTCTGCGCCATGGGCTTTGATAAA AACGCTGTAATAGTGGCGTTGTCGTCGAAATCCTGGGACGTGGAGACGGCGACGGAACTGTTGCTTAGCAACTGA
- the ube2ka gene encoding ubiquitin-conjugating enzyme E2Ka (UBC1 homolog, yeast) isoform X1, whose product MEYNINSMTSKNQIKVDLVDENFTELKGEIAGPPDTPYEGGRYQLEIKIPETYPFNPPKVRFITKIWHPNISSVTGAICLDILKDQWAAAMTLRTVLLSLQALLAAAEPDDPQDAVVANQYKQNPEMFKQTARLWSHVYAGAPVSSPDYTRKIDKLCAMGFDKNAVIVALSSKSWDVETATELLLSN is encoded by the exons ATGGAGTATAATATAAATTCCATG acGAGTAAAAACCAAATCAAGGTGGATTTAGTGGATGAGAATTTCACAGAATTGAAAGGGGAGATCGCAGGACCGCCAGACACACCTTATGAAG GTGGCAGATATCAgctagaaattaaaattccagagACATATCCATTTAATCCGCCAAAG gtTCGGTTTATAACGAAGATCTGGCATCCCAACATCAGCTCAGTAACAGGTGCCATTTGTTTGGACATCCTGAAGGACCAGTG GGCGGCGGCGATGACCCTCCGAACAGTTTTACTGTCGCTACAGGCCCTTCTGGCCGCCGCTGAACCAGATGATCCACAGGACGCAGTAGTTGCCAATCAG TATAAACAGAACCCAGAGATGTTCAAACAGACGGCTCGACTCTGGTCACATGTTTACGCAGGAGCTCCTGTCTCCAGCCCAGACTACACACGCAAAATAGACAAGCTCTGCGCCATGGGCTTTGATAAA AACGCTGTAATAGTGGCGTTGTCGTCGAAATCCTGGGACGTGGAGACGGCGACGGAACTGTTGCTTAGCAACTGA